caaataaCTTCTTAGTTCCTTATCTTTTATCATTGTCTTTTACTCATCTGCTATCTCACAGATCAACTTAAATCCACGTTTATGTACTTCCCAAGTATGCAAATTAAGCACACTGATCtgagaaaataatttgaattatctATATAGATACTTCAACTCCTGGGATTTGAATAGTAAAGTATCATTTTAAGGCATCAAACACactattttgaaaaaagaaaagaagattttgAGCATAAACTTTCTCATCTCTAGATGTTGTCATTACATATATAAACTCCAAGCCATGAATACAAAGCTTTTGGCAAGAAAGGAGTCTGGTAACAGTGAcaacaacaaaatcaccaacaccTTCTAACTCAGAAACAATTCAATTACACAAAAGACTAAAGACCAAAAATAGGACAGAAGAAGTGGGAAAGAATACAAAGATATAATTGAATGAAGGACAGGTAGTATGTATTTTAATTGCTATTGTAAGAAATGCCTTCTCCTATTTACGAGACAAAGGATAGTAGCGTGGTTTTCAAACTTGCTGAATTCACAGATGATTATTACTTGTTCTCCGCTGATTGCCTGGTTGAATGATGGTCGTCAATGTTCTTTGCTGCGTGCTTTCTCTTTCCCCGAGAACTACGTTTTCTTGATCGTGTTTTTGGTGGGCGCTTCTCGGTGTGCTCTTGCATAGTGACCAACTTTTCACCAGAAGGAAGCTCTGGAGGAACATCCGGCCATGGTGTGCGTTTTGCTGGGACAGTCACATCTAGTGGAGGGTCAATGATCCATCTGCATTTCAGATATGAATTAGTTATATTACATTCAGGTGAAAGTCACCGATTTGTGTTTGATCTATAAAATTGAAGCACATGGTGCTGAATACTCAACAAGCACTATCAAAAAGGGCAGCCCGACGCACTAAGCTCCCGCTATGTGCGGAGTTTGGGAAGGGTAGGATCACAAGGGTCCATTGTGCGCAGCTTTACCCAGCATTTCGGCAAGAGAGTGTTTCCACACCTCATTCATCTTTCTCCAAAATCATTCTAAGCCAAACTCAACCACCTGTTGGACTTTAACAGTCTAAATCAAACTAAATGAATGGTATTATGGAAATGGAAATCTAGCAACATAATCAACTCAATGCCAAAAGTCATAAATAGACCCGAAAACATCAGAATCCCATAGGTGTCTACTCCAAGAATGGGCACAACTATATTTATGCCTAAACAACAACACCCCATCGTTTATATCTAAACCAGCAAAGCTACATTGTAGTCAAACCAAGTCCAATTTCCTCAACTACCACTTAACTGTCACAGGCAGAGTAGTTCACAACCAAACTATGAATAGATATATACATGTCCAAACAAGACATGTCATCCAGATTGTCATTACGACAccaattgaaaaagaataaaaattcaCTCACCATCCTAAATCAATACTAAATGGAAGGCAGATATATTCATAACGAGAACTAACTCGAGGCCCCACTTCCATTGGGTCACCTTTTACTCCCATCTTCAAATTGATCTCTATCACAGTGAGTAGTAGTAATAACTATCTACTGTATTGCAAAAGAACAAGGAAAAATCTAACCACTAAATTGCTCTTACAGGATCAACGACTACCAAGAAGAAAAGTTGTATGTTTCCATTAATTTAATTCTTGCATCTGGAGTAATTGTGCTTCAGAAAGAGTTAACCGGTTGCACTAATTAAGAAAACACCAACTATCATAAGTCACTTCCCTAATTCAATCATTTCCAGAAAAAAACATCTGGAGCCCCATAGCAGCATGAAGACATACAAAGACATTCATACTGGCAAGTGGCAAGTGGCAAGTGGCAAGTGGCAGCCAACACTATAATGTTTGAgcgaatttttctttttattaattggTAAAAATGTTTAAGCAGATTTTACTAAGAGAAAACCAACCAAGTGAGCAAACTGAATAACCCTATTGCTATTGAAACATTTGGTGGATCAGATCTATCCTTTttcaagatatatatattttatgatgatgGTGTCAGGGCCAACTATCCATCCTTGTTTTCAATAAAGCCTCATTCCGAAAACATTTTTCCAAATTTAAGCTTGACACTGGTAATTTATGTGAGAAAAGGAACCGTAGTGTGGATAAATTGGGACGGAGGAAGTAGCAAATATGGGCAGGTTAGTGGATGATGAATTACAGATACTGCGAAAAAATCATACGAATGTTCTTCGTGGAAACTGATTCAACTAAGATGGATTCCCTTTCCAAATGCTGTCGGTTTTGGGAGATAAATGGAAGCAGAATCAGATTTTGGGAAGACGGACCATCTGAGGACCATGAAGAAAGCTTCCAACAATCTTTATCCTCCCCCCAGCCCCCAGATTGGAGTGGGCGTATGAGTATTGAGATATGGCtaataaatgtataaataatatccAAACATGTATATAATACTAGTATTTTGTTCTACTAAATATATCTTATACAATTGCAAAGTTTTCTTAATATCTTATATGAACTAAAGTTGCATTTCTTAAGTATAACAACAATTACATCTCAATCCCAAACAAGATGGGGTTGGCTACATGAATCTTCACTGCTCATGTTTTTTCATTTAGGATAGACCATTTCATAAGTATATTTCATACATTAAAAAGTTCtttaataatttacttttttatgaATGTTTTCCAATACTTCTTCCAAACCAATAAATGGAATCGACCAGTCACATGAGACCCCTCTGACATATAATAactcaagaagaagaaagggaaCTCTGGAAAACTTTGGTATCTTATGAAGGTAGGAAGACCAAACAGTAAGCATTTACTTCAACCTATAGGAACTGCAGGTCATTATGTCTCTTGAGGACACATGTTGGACTATCCTAGCTCCTTTAAGGAATAAGGACCGTGACGCAAAGTCGCAAAGGCAACAATAGAAAAGTTGGCGAAACTACAGCAAAGGCGACCGGGTGGACGCCTGGACGggcataaaaaattaaaattcaaggaAATGAAAGAGAGAGAGCAGTCAAAGTATAGTACTTTGTTTTTGCAGGCCCGGGACTTTGACTGTTCGCAATAACAACTCTTCCAGTAGGATACTCATAGATGGATTGACTTTTGTAGACTGACTAGTGGTCCTTCTGTTTTCAGCTTGAACAGTCTTTGTGCACCATCATAAATAAAGACTCTTGATaccttatttattattttgaaactgGTAAAGTATTATATTGATAACAAAAATCTGGTACTGAGTTGTTACCAGAGAATTACAATGTTTGGACTCCTGATCCTTACTTGTCAAAAGACtgaatatcaaaaatattatgtggtactactttttcatataaaattgtCCTTTTACTATTAGTTCCTAGCTTTAATGAGAACATTTATATCATTCTAATGTCATTCTCATTTCTGACATACCGTTGTTTCATGGCTCTGGACTTAAAAACGGAGAGAAATGGCATTATAAGAGGATCTTTCATGTTTTAAGAACAGCTGAGAATCATGAAACAACACAATTACGATTTTGCTTAGTGATCAAGGAAACAGAAAAGAATGATATAGACATATTAGTTAAAAACAACAAACAAGATTCAATGCTATGAACATTCAAAACACAATGCGACATGCAGCAGGATAGCACTATTAAACTAACCTGGCAGGGAATTTGCTGTCTGCTCGTGCTTCAACCCGTAGCCACCACAGCATAATTTTGCGCCCACAACTTCCGAGAGGCTCCACCATTGAAAGATCCTTCAGCAAAGATAGAGGGTTCTCAACATCTTCCCTGTCTCCCACTACATCATCCAAATCCTTAACCCATTCAGGCTTATCTTCAGCATCTTTCCAGACTAATCTGGAATTCAACACAAAGCCAGCCCACTCAAGCTTCCTTGGCAGCACAACTGCCCTGTCACCAATGTATCTGGCACTCTTCTCCACGTATTGAGACGAATCAAAGGTGTGCCAGCCAACAAAATGATCTGACGAATTACAAGCTGGACCCTGAACTGGCAATTGCAAATTCTTATCTTCCTCTTTCTGAACTGTTGATATCTCCTCCTCCACACCACCTGAATGAGCAAGAATGCCCACCGATAGAGCACCAATCCATTTCACTTTCTGAATCTCATCAAAAAACTCTAAACTATGCATATTACTATCATCAGCAAATATCACTATCCCAtccaacttctcttctctcacaTATCTGTTCCGTCAAACAAACACAGAGCACACTATCATgtttaatttctaaaattatcaaaattattcttcACCACATACATAAAAACACAATACAAGAACTAAAGTAAATAGCTATTAGAAacaaaagttcatttttttaatcagGTAACAAGCTATTAGAAACAAACTTCTATACCTCAAAGCGCGAAGTCTCATTTTTGCCTCCAATTTATGGCGATCTTCCCACAAAATAGGCATCTTCTCACGTAATCCAATGTGAACTGTCTTCAAACCCGATTTGGCGATCAGTGAGGCGGTCTCATTAGTTGTGCCTCCAGCTTCCACCACAATCCACACAACATTGTATGGCACATTCATCAAAGAATGCATCACACCTGTAAGATGCAAAGTCTGAAAAGTTCTCACATATGTTGGTGTTACAGCAATTACAGTCCTTGGACTCTTAACACCATACTGTAATCTCTGCTCCCTTTGAACTATCTCCATTATCTTATGTGCCTGCATCACCTCACTCGCATTCGGATGAGGCCAAGGCCTTATTAATATCCCATGCCGTCCTACCACCACCCGGCTACTCGACACCGATGTCCTATTCAGCTGATCTTCCCCACCGGAAAATGACGTCATTTCCGTCTTAACAGCTACATCAGCACCCGGATCATGAAACAAAGAGGTCGCTGAATAAATACTGTTTGGAGTAGTAGCTGAGTTagtaaacaaaagaaagaacacCAAACGCGAAAATCTGAAACCCAGAACCAAACTGATCAAACAGCAAACCCCATGAAGCACAAGCCAGAAAATAGTCGCTGGTGACTTTACAGACCCATCTGACGACGAATCTAACGCTGACGAACCTCTAAAGCTATTGCTCCGGCGACCTTGCTGTAAAGCTGCTAACTGCTTCATTTCTCAGTATAATCAAAAGGGTTTCAAGATCTCGAAGTTTTAGACTGAAGCAATGGAAAAAAAGAGTGGATTTGAAGATTTTTGAAGGAAAAGCGTTAGTTGAGAAAGTGTTTGGTGAGAAGTTAAAGAGTTTTAATCAAGAAAGAGATGTTACTTTAAGCTTAAGAATCCAAAAGGGTTGCTTACtaactatgtattatattcaaaattcaacAATTGAAAGAGACGCCATGAACGAACAGTGGAAGAAGCTTCAGAGGAAGACTGAAAAACGGATTCGGGTCACAGGTAGGATCCGAATAAGATGGGATTTTTCAGACAGCAACGAGAAAGAAAGGGGAGAAAATCTAGAGTTGAGAAGGGGTATTTTAGGAATATTTTTTATGAGATTATtactaataaattcaaattaggaaagttaataaaagtcttttttatgatgtttcGGTTAATGcatttttttgttgtaattGCTATATATTCTTTATAGAATTTTTTCTTTGAgataaatattgaaaacattCCTAAATTCGGTGCAAGCTATAAGTTTCATTTTCGAACTATTGACGGccttaaaaatatcattttacttGACTATCTAAATTTAGATATATCCCCGATTAGTTACATGACATATCGAGTTGTCTCAAACTTTTGTAGGAGTATAGTGCTCTTAACAAAAAATCGAAATAAGTGTTGCAAATATTCCTAAAATTGACGCACTCTTGTTGAAACATTAAAGGTGATTTCAGTTCAgttaatcaagtaaattgatgtttttaagAAAGACAATAGTTTGTGACAAACTTATAATTTGTGTCGATTTTAGAggtattttcaatactttattatatttctttgtATATTTATTCTGATTTGATATACTTGAATCGAGGGTCTTTCAGAAATAGTCTACTTACCTTCACGAAATAGTTATAAGATCTATGTATATTCTATCTTTCTCAAATTTACTCGTACGATTTcatcaattatattattgttgatgTTGATGGTGTTGTTAAGTTATTAAAGATGTTTTGTTTTGTTGCAAAACTAATAATGGAATTAGTTGGTACTTTTTCCctcttaattaattaggtgattAAGTAAGCAAATAATGATGCAACTAATTGTGCTCAATAAAATAAGTTAGTATACTTACTTGTAGGGGTGTTTATGACTGTTTCGtctaattttatatgttatcaatttaattattaatttgtagatatattaaattaataatttaactaatgAGATATTCATTATTAGTTATGATCTTATTAAATTATCGATTTAATCATAAACAAATAACTTGAAAATTGAGCAAACAGTCCAATaactaaatatacaaaaatgtctgaaattttaatcaaataaatcaatatcaataatattttcttcaatataatttatttattaaattgattatgGACACTAATATTTTACTGctatgtattaatattttaatgtgggttgacatttttttttttatatctcaCTATGTATTTTCATTAGTAAGTGTCActatcaataattttatttttaaaatattacaaagaaaattatgtttaaaGTCCATGAGAAGAGGGGGGAAATGGGGAGGGGTATTTTTGGAAATTCATTTCGAATTAGTAtaaaaatttggaaagttctttaagtttttttttttttttggtaaccaAACTAATAATAGAACTTATGGTGGGtgattaaataagtaaataattgtgctaataaatattttttgtaaaataagtGTACTTGCTACTACTATATATTAATGTCTAGATCCATTGTCACGATGTGTTTCTTTCCTAGTCATAGTAATAACCTTATGGCTACTTTTGTAtcttattagttattatatatatactttctcaattttcattgtttagtatttgaaaatcaatagttgaatattgaattttcaCAATAGAAATTAACATCGGTAAGCTAACTAAGGAAGGTAAAATGCTTTATACCAACATTTTTTTGCttcatataatttgaaattgaaatttctaaTTAAGCGATAgtgtaataataaatatttcatcaaactctgataacattttatttcttataGTCACccgatcttttctttctttctttttttttaaaaatgtgattttaaaaattatttaataatttaggtAATGAAGtcaataagaaaattattaatgacATATATTAGAATCAAATTGTTGTGATGTGTTTGGTAATTGTGGCCTGTGGGCACAACAAAATATTGAAGACAGgatattttatttctatgtttggttcttttttaaaaaaaataaaatataaaattgaggttgtaactcatgttttttaaaatataagatgtgaatattgtatttttagaaggcataaaataaaaagagaaaccAAAATGAATCCATTCTAATATTTTGGATAGTCAATCGTTTTAGTTAGGGGTTTACATTGacctttttgatttttttgattcgatgaacacacaaaaaaaatcaaaaatatttatccgaaataaatattttaatttatttcttgagTTTATATTTACAAAGTGATATTTTGCACAACTCTCATGCATATAGTGAAGCTCACATGAAAGAAAGTGCATTAACATTTAGATAGTGTTGGACAACACAAATATTCCATCTATAACAAGAGTCACGAGATGCTTGATGTTCGGATCGAAGTCATGATCGAATATAACACTTGTTTGATAAAGTTAATTAATAGATAAAGTtacatttttactatttatatgaattttaaaaattaataataagcGCTTAATCTAAACCGTTTGATTTGATCAATTTGCACTCATTAGTCATAATTCATTGGcttattgaaataattattagaGATTCAAATGATGAATATGTAAGCATTACAACTTATATATgtagtcttttttttaaaaaaagaatcaaaaactTTTGCGTGCATTATATTATTTGCTCTATGTATCAAAGTCGATAAGATTCAAAGATTATGCAGGGTTACTACTTCGCTTATCCTATATGTATACATTCTCATTGTAATAAATATGAATCCTCAACGCAAATACTCaagtaatatataattattgataGCTTAATTACAACGGCAACTCttatattattgaattacaaAAGGAAAATACTGAAACAAGTAACTAATTATAGGAATAAGAATATGAATAAGAAGTTTAGACTCtagaagaaaaattaagagGAACATATCGTTTCTTCACAATATGCCTGCCCAGTATATTTCGTTCGATATAACAAGTGTCATTTTGTATACGAGATAAGGTGAAATATGTGAAATTAAATTTGAGATTAAATTTATGAcgtatttgataaaaaaataaaataaaatatcgcACATAAAATGTACTCTACCATTTCTTTTACTGTAACGAGCTCTTTCACCACCAATGGCGATTCCCGCCATTTCTCTACCAACTAACTTAACTGTCACAGCCACCATTAAAGCCAATTCAAGCTTCAAAAAGCTTAACAAAACACCCACAAATCCCTTCAATTCATCTCTCAAATCTCTCACCAAATCCGGAAAACTCGACGAAGCTCTTCTTCTGATTGAATCCCAAAAATCTTCTCAACTTGACATCGAGTCTTATTCGTCACTTCTCCATGCTTGTATTTCGAAGAAATCAGTAGAACATGGTCACAGGCTATATATTCACCTTCTTTTGAATTCAAACAAAAGTTTTCTCAACGACCCTTTAATTTTATCTAAGTTAATCACCCTTTTCTCTGTTTGTGATCAGCTAGATGAAGCTCGTCGTGTTTTCGAGCACGCGATTGGAAATGGGAATCGACCCGAATCAGTTTGGGTTGCAATGGCAATTGGGTATTCGAGAAAAAGGTGTTTTAGGGAGGCATTACTGGTTTATTCTCAGATGTTGTTCCGGTCAATTGAACCGGACAATTTCGCATTTTCCATGGCTGTGAAAGCTTGTTCGGGGATATCGGATTTGAGGGTTGGTAGGGGTGTTCATGCTCAGATTATTAAAGCTGATAAAGAAGCTGATCAAGTTGTGTACAATGCTCTTTTGGGAATGTATACTGAGTGTGGGTGTTTTTGGGATGTGTTGAAGGTGTTTGAGGAAATGCCTGAGAGAAATGTTGTGAGTTGGAATTCGTTGATCGCGGGTTTTGTTAAGAAAAGACAGGTTTTTGAAGCATTTGAGACTTTTAGGAGAATGCAGAATGAGGATGTGGGATATAGTTGGGTAACTTTTACGACGATTTTAGCTATCTGTTCTCAGGTTACGTACCTTTATTATGGGAGAGAGATACATTCACAAATTGTTAAATCAACTAATGTTCCTGATGTTGTTTTACTAAACTCGCTTTTGGATATGTATGCGAAATGTGGAGTGATGGAGTATTGTAGAAGAGTATTTGAAAGAATGAAATACAGAGACATAACATCATGGAATACCGTTATCAATGGGTATGCAATCAATGGATTGATGGGAGAAACAATGAAGTTGTTTAATGAAATGGTCAGTAGTGGAGTTAGGCCGGATGGTGTGACATTTATTGCCTTGTTGTCTGGCTGTAGCCATGCAGGGCTTGCGGATTTAGGCGAGGAATTGTTTGAGAGTATGACTGGAGATTTTGGAATTCGACCTTCCTTGGAGCATTACGCTTGTCTTGTTGATATATTAGGTAGAGCTGGGAAAATTAAAGAGGCACTGCAAGTAGTGGAGAAAATGCCTGTCAAGCCTAGTGGAAGCATTTGGGGCTCACTGCTTAATTCGTGCAGACTTCACGGAAATGTCTCTCTTGCAGAACTTGTAGCGGAGCAGTTATTTGAAATGGAACCTAACAACTGCGGGAATTACGTGATACTGTCAAACATTTATGCAAATGCAGGGATGTGGGAGGGAGTTAAAAAAGTGAGAGAGATGATGGAGAATAAGGGAATAAAAAAGGAGGCGGGATGCAGCTGGATACAAGTTAGAAATAAAGTACACACTTTTATGGCTGGTGGTGGTTTTGAATTTCGTAATTCGGATGAATACAAGGAAGTTTGGGATGAGTTATCAGAAGCTATTGAGAAAATTGGGTATAAACCTGATACGAGAGTTGTCCTTCATGATGTAAGCGAGGAAACAAAAGCAGAGTGGATATGTGGGCATAGTGAACGGCTTGCTACTGTATTTGGTTTGATTCAAACTGGTTCTGGTATTCCAATTAGAGTGACAAAAAATATTCGTATTTGTGGTGATTGTCACTCTTGGATGAAGTTTGTGTCcgaaataacaagaagaaggaTTATAGTGAGAGATACAAACCGATTCCACCATTTCGACCAAGGGAAATGCTCTTGCAATGAATACTGGTGATCCTCATAGTTGTTATTTTGTAAGTACTTCCATCAAGATCTTTTATCTTAACTATGTACTAAATCAGAAAAATATTGGTTCTTTCGAAACACATTCTTGTCATTTCTATGAAAATTGAACGTCTTGCTGAAAAGATGGAGTTCTTTGCTTTTCTTTTTACAAGTTGAAAGAATTTTGTGAACCCGGAATTTGTTGTATTCAAATGAGGCTTTTTCTCAGTTCCAATGAGGAATTCTGACCATCTCATCTAATTGATGTTAAGAGAAcgtttttatttacttaattatgtcTTTAATATTCCCCGTCATGTGCACCAACATGTGAAATTCTTCTTGATAATGAGCAGCAGATCTCCGCAAGTTCTAATATTACCTTTAATTGTAtgaccatctcatctaaaagaTTGAGTTGTAAGAGATGATATACTTATTCgtttaattatgttttcaaCAAATAGATTGCAAATATCTTTAAACTTCTCATCACTTGCGGAGGGCGAATCTTGACCATAACTTCAActttatacattttttatagCTTCACACTTCCCATCACACTTAAACTAGTTATAAAAATCATCTATATTACAACCAagcaaaacaaacaaacaaaaagaacGAAAAGGTAAGGAAGAAATTGGATTCTAGAGTGTCgacataattttcatatatacagTAAGCTCTCATGTAGCTAGCGGCCAGTGATATCAGTAAAATTGTTGGTTGCATTAGAAGCTGATGATCCAGTAGTCATGGATGAGTTTGCGATTGTTATCGTATCCATGCTAACAAAATTAGGCCTGCTAGGAGTTCTTCTATCTGCGCTACGATCACTTAATAGCATGACAACAATTTCAGCCACGCTTGGCCTAAGATTTGGAGGTGATTGTGTACAAATTAAGGCAATCTCTATGATTTTCTTGACTTCTTCTTCGCTGTATTCACTGACATCTAAAGTTTCATCCACCAGTTTTACATGCATGCCAGCTTCGTGAAATTTCCACGCCTATTTTGACAAAGTGACAAGTGCATTTCGAATAGGAAAGCTTTGTCGGAAGAAAGAACTTAGtgataatatgaaaagaagatgaaatttgaaaatgagAACAGACCTGTTCAAGGAGATATTCAGTTTCTTGCATATGATTGCTCCTCCATCCACTGATTATttcaagaacaacatcacaaaAGCCATGGACGTCAACTTTCTCTGTTAGATGCCCATGAATTGCATATTCTGGTGCAGTATATCCCCTGTTTCAATTAGATCTCATTGATATGTTTGCTGTTCTCATAATGTTTTTACTGATGTAAGGAAAGAAACTCGAGCAGTTTGACTTACAAGGTACCAGCAAACTTAGTGCTGACATGACTCTGATCCCCAGGTAAAAGTCTTACAAGCCCAAAATCAGCAATTTTTGGCTGGAATTCATCGTCTAGTAGAATGTTACTGGATTTTATATCTCTATGGATGATGCAGACGTGGAATTGCTCGTGCAAGTAGGTAAGACCACGAGCTGTGCCAATGATTATATCATACCGTTGCTTCCAGTTGAGCATCCCTTGTTTGTCACCTGCAAAACCATGAAAGGTAGGAtctgtttaaatttttattgagcATAAAGATTTGACTCGActatcttctcaaaaaaaaaaaaaaagatttgactTGACtaggagaaaaaataattggTCGTATAGacaaaatcaaccatttaaGTATCTTCCAAGGCTTCCATTTGCCatttattgataaataagtACTATCTCTGCTCCCTTTTTAGAACATCCCAAAAGACGGATGAGATTGCGATGATGGACGTTGCTGATAAGCCTAACTTCAGTATCAAAATCTGCTTTTGCTCTGCTAGATACCATTGCTAGCTCTTTAACAGCAACTACATGTCCATTTTTCAAAGTTCCCTGTTCAATAACATTAATATCATCCTATGAACTAAATTTGAAGGATAAATGAGTAGGATTCGGTCAACTGTTTCAGCATAACCTACCTTGTATACATCACTAAAACCACCTTCACCGAGTTATTACTTT
The DNA window shown above is from Solanum lycopersicum chromosome 11, SLM_r2.1 and carries:
- the pglcat8 gene encoding glycosyltransferase, which translates into the protein MKQLAALQQGRRSNSFRGSSALDSSSDGSVKSPATIFWLVLHGVCCLISLVLGFRFSRLVFFLLFTNSATTPNSIYSATSLFHDPGADVAVKTEMTSFSGGEDQLNRTSVSSSRVVVGRHGILIRPWPHPNASEVMQAHKIMEIVQREQRLQYGVKSPRTVIAVTPTYVRTFQTLHLTGVMHSLMNVPYNVVWIVVEAGGTTNETASLIAKSGLKTVHIGLREKMPILWEDRHKLEAKMRLRALRYVREEKLDGIVIFADDSNMHSLEFFDEIQKVKWIGALSVGILAHSGGVEEEISTVQKEEDKNLQLPVQGPACNSSDHFVGWHTFDSSQYVEKSARYIGDRAVVLPRKLEWAGFVLNSRLVWKDAEDKPEWVKDLDDVVGDREDVENPLSLLKDLSMVEPLGSCGRKIMLWWLRVEARADSKFPARWIIDPPLDVTVPAKRTPWPDVPPELPSGEKLVTMQEHTEKRPPKTRSRKRSSRGKRKHAAKNIDDHHSTRQSAENK
- the LOC101247490 gene encoding pentatricopeptide repeat-containing protein At3g14330, encoding MAIPAISLPTNLTVTATIKANSSFKKLNKTPTNPFNSSLKSLTKSGKLDEALLLIESQKSSQLDIESYSSLLHACISKKSVEHGHRLYIHLLLNSNKSFLNDPLILSKLITLFSVCDQLDEARRVFEHAIGNGNRPESVWVAMAIGYSRKRCFREALLVYSQMLFRSIEPDNFAFSMAVKACSGISDLRVGRGVHAQIIKADKEADQVVYNALLGMYTECGCFWDVLKVFEEMPERNVVSWNSLIAGFVKKRQVFEAFETFRRMQNEDVGYSWVTFTTILAICSQVTYLYYGREIHSQIVKSTNVPDVVLLNSLLDMYAKCGVMEYCRRVFERMKYRDITSWNTVINGYAINGLMGETMKLFNEMVSSGVRPDGVTFIALLSGCSHAGLADLGEELFESMTGDFGIRPSLEHYACLVDILGRAGKIKEALQVVEKMPVKPSGSIWGSLLNSCRLHGNVSLAELVAEQLFEMEPNNCGNYVILSNIYANAGMWEGVKKVREMMENKGIKKEAGCSWIQVRNKVHTFMAGGGFEFRNSDEYKEVWDELSEAIEKIGYKPDTRVVLHDVSEETKAEWICGHSERLATVFGLIQTGSGIPIRVTKNIRICGDCHSWMKFVSEITRRRIIVRDTNRFHHFDQGKCSCNEYW
- the LOC101247781 gene encoding cysteine-rich receptor-like protein kinase 42 codes for the protein MANGSLGRYLNGDKQGMLNWKQRYDIIIGTARGLTYLHEQFHVCIIHRDIKSSNILLDDEFQPKIADFGLVRLLPGDQSHVSTKFAGTLGYTAPEYAIHGHLTEKVDVHGFCDVVLEIISGWRSNHMQETEYLLEQAWKFHEAGMHVKLVDETLDVSEYSEEEVKKIIEIALICTQSPPNLRPSVAEIVVMLLSDRSADRRTPSRPNFVSMDTITIANSSMTTGSSASNATNNFTDITGR